One part of the Haliotis asinina isolate JCU_RB_2024 chromosome 2, JCU_Hal_asi_v2, whole genome shotgun sequence genome encodes these proteins:
- the LOC137273783 gene encoding uncharacterized protein: MFFQRNSEHNIENRQDTWESEENNQPVQNETGVIHDMGLRLRIRKGEPASESRPRTFVKVDQSGCDPEADRLNQGSNIPAASTIDAAVSPHSISSCALPLVDEGDNDGEWAIPSVTRPTGRTIPLTPINKSATSALAVLGQNNSPSQLSKPPASQPTSDSCTSLSPTMHVPTSNTSFHLDSHVHSVSAAIECEGVHPEDPPSQTKEPIDDSGPSALVLYSEDENTSDTPPAPLTGLKEVTEAEGITAGDTSHACSSPETNDILLKSDNAVGKVSPEEGSTAAWKDSPVHGPTFTQIPPVVAAAVEGQILKTKDSAKMNLKPEGPDSLGKPASSRLQISEPDISSSAGPTLWTGEARETDKDVHDPTSSSSNGAHNTSTQPLLVCAESDQSSSAASEAVSSQVGLSSELPEEDKVHSKPDCFPSDTVD; the protein is encoded by the exons AAACAGGAGTTATCCATGACATGGGCTTGAGACTGAGAATCAGAAAGGGAGAACCAGCCAGTGAATCAAGACCAAGGACATTTGTGAAGGTTGACCAATCTGGTTGTGACCCTGAAGCAGACAGACTGAACCAaggtagcaacattccagctgcaTCAACTATAGACGCTGCAGTATCTCCACATTCCATCTCCTCCTGTGCACTTCCTCTTGTTGATGAAGGTGATAATGATGGAGAGTGGGCCATACCTTCTGTGACAAGACCAACTGGAAGAACTATTCCACTGACTCCAATCAACAAGTCAGCTACATCAGCACTGGCTGTATTAGGCCAGAACAACAGCCCATCCCAACTCTCCAAGCCCCCAGCTTCACAGCCTACATCAGATTCTTGTACCAGCCTCAGTCCAACCATGCACGTTCCAACGAGCAACACAAGTTTCCATTTGGACAGCCATGTCCATTCAGTATCAGCAGCCATCGAGTGTGAAGGTGTACATCCTGAAGATCCCCCTAGCCAAACTAAGGAACCCATAGATGACTCAGGTCCATCAGCTTTAGTTCTATATTCGGAGGATGAAAATACCTCGGACACACCACCTGCACCTCTAACTGGTCTGAAGGAAGTGACAGAAGCTGAAGGTATCACTGCAGGAGACACGTCTCATGCTTGCAGCAGCCCTGAAACAAATGATATACTCCTGAAGTCTGATAATGCTGTAGGAAAGGTATCTCCTGAGGAAGGTTCTACTGCTGCTTGGAAAGACAGCCCGGTCCATGGCCCAACCTTCACTCAAATACCTCCTGTTGTGGCAGCTGCAGTTGAAGGACAGATTCTGAAGACCAAAGATTCAGCTAAGATGAATCTCAAACCCGAAGGACCTGACAGCCTGGGTAAACCTGCATCCTCCAGACTCCAGATATCTGAGCCTGACATAAGCAGCTCTGCAGGCCCAACACTATGGACTGGTGAAGCAAGGGAAACAGATAAAGATGTCCATGATCCAACATCCTCATCCAGCAATGGTGCTCATAACACCTCCACACAACCTCTTTTGGTCTGTGCTGAGTCTGATCAGTCTTCATCTGCAGCTTCTGAAGCCGTAAGCTCACAG GTGGGTCTATCCTCTGAGCTGCCTGAAGAAGACAAGGTTCACAGTAAGCCAGACTGCTTTCCTTCAGATACAGTGGACTGA